In a genomic window of Salvelinus fontinalis isolate EN_2023a chromosome 7, ASM2944872v1, whole genome shotgun sequence:
- the LOC129859743 gene encoding uncharacterized protein LOC129859743: MMVKRRAFSLLIASALAVMVYVIFTLPRSQPGNHQHLYPHHISDQSITPVNDTKHFMVGAYKEHRVEGSSVRIISIFRRDSVQPLYCVFYCGTHWANGTKAEVQMHSDHFGFRFVTTDVLCPNLPDCNPSHVTLATQADAKLAQNQTFLCIQNLVKREEEEFQFNFTVCWSNLFGDYNNVLQVTQTLEMYKLLGVQHVVVYNTSCGPDLERLLQSYTQEGFVEVVPWPIDQHMNPSRGWQPSEHGGDIHYYGQLTTLNDCVYRHMYQSRYVLLNDIDEIIAPYQHQTLPQMMDVLQRQNPKAEVFLIENHIFPKSQFEPSGRFERPRWQDVPGINIMEHIYREEPDYRIYHPSKMIVRPRAVEQTSVHSVLRNFGQTVKVPPNVCHIIHVRVPLRGELTKEELHEDKRIWDYERQLVPNVDKALEKAGLLRM; this comes from the exons ATGATGGTGAAGAGGCGTGCGTTCTCTCTACTGATAGCTTCTGCTCTGGCAGTCATGGTCTACGTCATCTTCACATTGCCCAG GTCACAGCCAGGCAACCACCAGCATCTCTATCCGCACCACATCTCTGACCAGTCCATCACGCCTGTCAACGACACCAAACACTTCATGGTGGGGGCCTACAAGGAACATCGTGTGGAGGGAAGCTCCGTACGCATCATCAGTATCTTCAGACGAGACTCAGTCCAGCCTCTGTATTGTGTGTTCTACTGTGGGACTCACTGGGCTAATGGAACGAAGGCTGAAGTCCAGATGCACTCGGATCACTTTG GTTTCCGCTTCGTGACGACCGACGTCCTTTGTCCGAATCTTCCCGACTGCAACCCGTCACACGTGACCCTCGCCACACAAGCTGACGCCAAGCTCGCTCAGAACCAAACCTTCCTCTGCATCCAGAACCTTGTgaaaagggaggaagaggagtttCAGTTCAACTTCACTGTCTGTTGGTCCAATTTATTTGGCGATTATAACAACGTGCTTCAGGTCACCCAGACTCTGGAGATGTACAA GTTGTTGGGAGTGCAGCATGTTGTGGTGTATAACACCAGCTGTGGACCAGACCTGGAGAGACTGCTACAGAGTTACACACAGGAGGGCTTTGTTGAG GTGGTGCCCTGGCCTATCGACCAACACATGAACCCGTCCCGTGGGTGGCAGCCCAGTGAACATGGAGGGGACATCCACTACTATGGCCAGTTGACCACTCTGAATGACTGTGTCTACAGACATATGTATCAGTCACGCTATGTACTGCTGAACGACATCGATGAGATTATAGCTCCATACCAGCATCAAACCCTGCCCCAGATGATGGATGTACTTCAGAGGCAAAACCCAAAG GCCGAAGTGTTCCTCATAGAGAACCACATCTTCCCTAAGTCCCAGTTTGAGCCTAGTGGAAGGTTTGAACGGCCCCGATGGCAGGATGTTCCAGGGATCAACATCATGGAGCACATCTACAGAGAGGAGCCAGACTATCGTATCTACCACCCCTCCAAGATGATAGTACGGCCCAG GGCAGTGGAGCAGACGTCGGTCCACTCTGTGCTGCGTAACTTTGGGCAGACAGTGAAGGTTCCTCCTAACGTGTGTCATATCATCCATGTCAGAGTTCCCCTACGAGGAGAACTGACCAAGGAGGAGCTGCATGAAGACAAGAGGATCTGGGACTATGAGAGACAACTGGTGCCTAATGTAGATAAAGCATTGGAGAAGGCAGGACTACTCCGCATGTGA
- the LOC129859744 gene encoding SLIT and NTRK-like protein 3 produces the protein MLWLSLLSVVVLGCVTPTQTHTHTHTPTPTSTHTPMVDSSEEEVDEPCFEPCTCEVKEGVLHVHCDGRGFTNASQVSQSWLRPFKLNLQRNSLRRLYSNGFLHHSNAVAINLGNNALQDIRAGAFHGLGTLRRLYLHENKLEVFRNDTFSGLEALEYLQADYNVIKRIDSGALRYLHKLRVLILNDNLIPALPPHLFRSVSLTHLDLRGNRLKSLAYAGTLEYVGRSLMELQLEENPWICGCEAVQLQIWLGHIPYTAVVGDITCEYPFHLHGKDLREIPRKELCAGEVEGEGEKEGEREKHGGVQPPQHPPSNPKANHNPGRPRPTKPSSMVHHQNTHTSSSSTSSSAERRGRERSPRPTKRPRPSRTPPTQRSLLPNQPPPIAGYQTRPPIPIICPLGCTCNLHISDLGLTVNCKESGFHNVSQLTPRPLNGRKLYLSGNLIQRIYKSDFWNFSSLDLLHLGNNRISFIQEGAFSSLPTLRSLYLNGNNLQRLSPHMFLGLLNLRYLYFEYNEIGVVEAGAFSPMPSLQLLFLNANLLRSLPVGVFQVISLSRLNLRNNHFLSLPVEGVLEHLTGLVQVDLQQNPWECRCDAAPLKRWLEGLSAVVVVGEVVCHSPEETTGTDLRSLSLDLLCPDLDTHQATVENQEEWNSSTAPDGDFSLGYPVPGHGPLGPLPKTSIPLSVLVLSLLVLFVSAFFAAAALIAYALRRRDKLPFRRQGEVDLAGIQMECGIFTEQQHHRLPVPKTPPPPLSALQHSLVYDSILPADPGPNPNLSPSTHMCSSPVYKNEDDSVVKQQWQQQQQFSASKEKGNVGRYRSGGERESEGHYSLVAEREREWNMEVSPPPINTVAGAVGPPLSDLRGNGTLCPTVIDSQGPTPKVGLVDCLFGIPGMSAAVPEFRDLPDRYTRPPPPRYPHPPQPPQPPEPKEETRPSQSLVVTTMTACAGPSSSNQSQNSEFPRELRMRLSTKPDYMEVLDRSYQF, from the exons ATGCTGTGGCTCTCCCTGCTGTCTGTGGTGGTCCTGGGTTGTGTGACCCCaacccagacacacactcacacacacaccccgacgCCCACCTCCACACACACCCCTATGGTGGACAGCTCGGAGGAGGAGGTGGATGAACCGTGCTTCGAGCCGTGCACATGCGAGGTCAAAGAGGGCGTGTTGCACGTGCACTGTGATGGGCGGGGCTTCACTAACGCCAGCCAG gtGTCCCAGTCCTGGCTCCGCCCCTTCAAGCTCAACCTGCAGAGGAACTCCTTGAGGCGTCTCTATAGTAACGGCTTCCTGCACCATAGCAATGCCGTGGCGATAAACCTAGGCAACAACGCGCTGCAGGACATCCGTGCCGGGGCGTTTCATGGTCTGGGGACACTGAGACGCCTCTACCTCCACGAGAACAAGCTGGAGGTGTTCCGCAACGACACCTTCTCTGGCCTGGAGGCACTGGAGTACCTGCAG GCCGACTACAATGTCATCAAACGCATCGACAGCGGGGCGCTACGCTACCTGCATAAATTACGAGTGCTCATCCTCAACGACAACCTGATCCCTGCTCTGCCTCCTCACCTCTTCAG atctgtgtctctgACCCACCTGGACCTGCGGGGGAACCGTCTGAAGAGCCTGGCCTACGCCGGGACCCTGGAGTACGTGGGCCGCAGCCTGATGGAGCTCCAGTTGGAGGAGAACCCCTGGATCTGTGGCTGTGAGGCTGTCCAGCTGCAGATCTGGCTGGGACACATCCCCTACACCGCAGTGGTGGGGGACATCACCTGCGAATACCCCTTCCACCTGCACGGGAAAGACCTGAGGGAGATACCACGCAAAGAACTGTGTGccggagaggtggagggagagggggagaaggagggagagagggagaagcacgGAGGGGTACAGCCTCCTCAGCATCCGCCCTCTAACCCAAAAGCGAACCACAACCCTGGGAGGCCCAGACCCACCAAGCCGTCCTCCATGGTTCACCATCAGAACACACATACCTCATCTTCGTCGACTTCATCATCGGCTGagcggagggggagagagaggtcccCTCGGCCCACTAAGCGTCCCCGGCCCTCCAGGACGCCCCCCACCCAGCGTAGCCTCCTCCCCAACCAGCCCCCTCCCATCGCAGGGTACCAGACTCGCCCCCCCATCCCCATCATATGTCCTCTAGGCTGCACCTGTAACCTCCACATCTCAG ACCTAGGGTTGACAGTCAACTGTAAGGAGAGCGGATTCCATAACGTCTCCCAGCTCACGCCACGCCCCCTCAACGGACGGAAGCTGTACCTCAGCGGCAACCTCATCCAGCGGATCTATAAGTCAGATTTCTGGAATTTTTCCAGTCTGGATCTACTTCACCTGGGAAACAAccggatctcctttattcag GAGGGAGCGTTCTCCAGCCTGCCGACCCTGAGGAGTCTCTACCTGAACGGCAACAACCTGCAGAGGCTTAGCCCACACATGTTCCTGGGTCTACTTAACCTCAG GTACCTGTATTTCGAGTACAATGAGATCGGTGTGGTGGAAGCGGGAGCGTTCAGCCCCATGCCGTCTCTCCAGCTGCTCTTCCTCAACGCCAACCTGCTGAGGTCACTTCCTGTCGGAGTGTTCCAGGTCATCTCCCTCTCCCGTCTCAACCTCCGCAACAACCACTTCCTCAGCCTGCCTGTCGAGGGGGTGTTAGAGCACCTCACTGGACTGGTGCAG GTGGACCTGCAGCAGAACCCATGGGAGTGCAGGTGTGATGCGGCCCCTCTGAAGCGCTGGCTGGAGGGCCTgagtgcggtggtggtggtgggggaggtggTCTGTCACTCACCAGAAGAGACCACAG GTACAGACCTTCGCTCTCTTTCCCTGGACCTCCTCTGTCCAGACCTGGACACCCACCAGGCCACGGTGGAGAACCAGGAGGAGTGGAACAGCTCCACAGCCCCAGATGGTGATTTCTCTCTGGGCTACCCTGTGCCAGGCCATGGCCCCCTGGGTCCCCTCCCTAAGACTTCCATCCCTCTGTCGGTGTTGGTGCTCAGCCTGCTGGTGCTGTTCGTGTCGGCGTTCTTTGCGGCAGCGGCGCTGATCGCCTATGCCCTGAGGAGGCGGGACAAGCTGCCGTTCCGGCGGCAGGGAGAGGTGGATCTGGCCGGGATCCAGATGGAATGTGGGATTTTCACCGAGCAGCAGCACCACAGGTTACCGGTACCGaagacccctcctcctcctctgtctgccTTGCAGCATAGCCTCGTCTACGATAGCATCCTCCCCGCCGACCctggccctaaccctaacctcagtcCCTCAACACACATGTGCAGTAGCCCAGTCTATAAGAATGAGGATGATTCAGTGGTGAAGCAGCAAtggcaacaacagcagcagtTCTCTGCTTCTAAAGAGAAAGGTAACGTGGGAAGATACCGctcgggtggggagagagagagcgaaggacaCTATAGTttggtggcagagagagagagagagtggaacatggaggtgtcccccccccccatcaatacCGTTGCCGGGGCAGTGGGACCCCCTCTTTCAGATCTCCGCGGAAACGGGACCCTCTGCCCAACAGTCATAGACAGCCAGGGCCCCACCCCCAAGGTGGGATTGGTTGACTGCCTCTTTGGGATCCCTGGAATGTCCGCCGCAGTCCCAGAGTTCCGAGACCTGCCGGACAGGTATACACGTCCCCCACCACCCCGCTATCCCCACCCTCCACAACCCCCCCAGCCCCCCGAACCCAAAGAGGAAACTAGACCCAGCCAATCCCTCGTGGTTACTACAATGACAGCGTGCGCTGGGCCAAGTAGTAGTAATCAGAGCCAGAACTCAGAGTTTCCGCGAGAGTTGAGAATGAGACTCAGTACCAAGCCGGATTACATGGAAGTCCTGGACAGATCTTATCAGTTCTAA